In Candidatus Binatia bacterium, the genomic window TAGCGTCGTGTTTTGCGGCGAAGCGGGCGCGGGCGGCGACGGTGTCGAGATCGACCAAGGCGCCGAAGGCCTCTTCCAACCCGTCCGCGAACTGACCCACCATCTGGGTGATCTCGGTGAGGATCCGCGCTTCTTCTTCGGCCTCCTCACGGGCGGCGATCAGGAGCCGGTTGTTGCCCTCCACGGCGAAGAGCGGCTCGACAAAGAGCGTCTCTCCCGAACTCGAACGATCCTGAACGATGCCGGGGAGATCGGATTGGGTTGCGGCGCGCACGGGTACGACGAAGCGCCCGTTGCGAACGGTGACGTACTCGTCGGCGAAAAGCCGGTCGCTCGACGACTTCCGAAACAGACGCCCGAGCCGTGCTTCGATCTCGGATCGAAGCTGCCGCAGTTCGCGACGGACCGCCCGAAGAGCGGGGCTCGCGTCATCGCGCAGGTTCCCTTCCTCGTCGAGTGTGTCCGCGAGCTTCCGACCTAGCTCGGGCATGGAGTGAAGAGAGCCGACCGATCGCATCAGAAGGGGGCGCCCCGACGCGTTCGCCCGGAGGTAGCCGCGCATGAGCCGTACCGCCGCCAGCGAGCTCGCGACCTCTAGGAGTTCCGCACCCGAGAGCCTCGCGCCGAGCGTTCGGGACTCCGAGAGGTGGTGCCGAATGTCCGGAAAATCACCCAGTGGGACCGGTTCGTCCGCCATGAGCGCGATCAGGTCGGAGACGCGGGTCAGCTCGTTGCGGACGACACTCGAGAGCCCCTCCGGCTGAAGCCCGCGACAGGCTTCTTTGCCGGCGCTCGACGCCGCGTGACGCGCGATTTCGGCGAGCAGAGTTCCGAACTCGAGGGTTTCGAGATCCTTGGCGCGCAAGGTGAATGGATCCGTCGGACGCTACTCGGAAGCCGCGCCGCCGTCCTCGTTTTTCCAGACGCCTTCTTTGCCCGCCTGGTCGCCGATCCAGATGGCGCCGCCCTCGAAGAACTCCTTCTTCCAGATCGGCACGACTTCCTTCAGGCGATCGATGGTGAACCGCGCCGCCTCGAAGGCGTCCCCCCGATGGGCGGACGATGCGGCGATGGCGACGCTGGCTTCCCCGATGGGGACGACTCCGGTCCGATGCACGACGGAGATCTTGGCAACCGGCCAACGCGTGGAGGCTTCCGCTGCAATGGACTGGAGTTCCTTCTCCGCCATTGCGGGATACGCCTCGTACTCTAGACGTTCCACGTTCCGCCCGTCGTTGTTGTCCCGGGTCATACCGACGAAGAGAACGGTGGCGCCGGCGCCGGAGTCTGCGGTCGCAGACATCAGGTCGTCGATACGGATCGGCT contains:
- a CDS encoding molybdenum cofactor biosynthesis protein MoaE yields the protein MSTSAYTSGMIRLTAEPIRIDDLMSATADSGAGATVLFVGMTRDNNDGRNVERLEYEAYPAMAEKELQSIAAEASTRWPVAKISVVHRTGVVPIGEASVAIAASSAHRGDAFEAARFTIDRLKEVVPIWKKEFFEGGAIWIGDQAGKEGVWKNEDGGAASE